The genomic window AAAGACGCGGCATATGGCATCGGCGCAAAACGAGAATCGCTTTTGTGGGACGCGATGTGCCGTTTAATAGATTGAAGCATTGTGAAGCGTCCGCAGACGTAAGGCGCTCCGGGAGTGGATGATGGCAAAACTCTATTTCAATTATTCGACGATGAATGCCGGCAAATCGACCATGCTGCTGCAGGCGTCCTACAATTATCAGGAACGCGGCATGCGCACGCTGATCTTCACGGCTGCCTTTGACGATCGGGCGGGCGTCGGCCGCGTTGCCTCGCGCATCGGCCTGTCCTCCGAGGCCCGGACCTTCGATGAAAATACCGACCTGTTCGCAGAGGTATCGGCACTGCACGCGGAAGCACCTGTCGCCTGCGTTTTCATCGACGAAGCCAATTTCCTCTCCGAGCATCATGTCTGGCAGCTTGCCAATATTGCCGACCGGCTGAACATTCCGGTCATGACCTATGGCCTGCGCACGGATTTCCAGGGCAAACTCTTCCCGGCCTCGAAGGAACTGCTCGCCATTGCCGACGAGCTTCGCGAAATCCGCACCATCTGCCATTGCGGCCGCAAGGCGACGATGGTGGCCCGCTTCGACAGTGAAGGAAGGGTCGTGACGGAAGGTGCCCAGATCGAGGTCGGCGGCAACGGAAAATACGTTTCCTTCTGCCGCCGCCACTGGGTGGAAACGTTTAACGGCGGCTGACCCGCTGCGTCCGGTTGCCGCATTTGATTTTTCGCAAAGATGGCTTGTTCGCTCCTGCGCTAAGACGACGGGGACACATTCGCGTGGATGTGCTTTCTCTCAGGAGCAAAACTATGCAGAACAGAACTGCCAAATTCGCCGGCCTCGTCATCGTCGCAGCTCTTTGCGCTTTTCCCGCTTTCTCCGCCGAAATCGAAGTGAAGATGCTCAACAAGGGCAGCGACGGTCAGGCGATGGTCTTTGAACCCGCGACCGTCAAGGCCGCCATCGGCGACGTCATCACCTTCGTGCCGGTCGATAAGGGCCATGATGCGGCAGCCGTGAAGGACATGATCCCCGAGGGCGTTGCCGAGTTCAAGGGCAAGATGAACGAGGCGGTGAAAGTGACGGTCGAGAAGGAAGGCGCTTACGTCGTCAAATGCACCCCGCATCTCGGCATGGGCATGGTGGCGCTCGTCGTTGTCGGCGATGCGACGCCAGCCAATCTGGACGCCGTCAAGAATGGCAAACTGCCGAAAAAGGCACGCGACCGGCTGAATGAGGAGATCGCCAAGCTCGGTCTCTAACCTCATATTGCCTCGGTTCCGTGCCGCCCCTGTTGCTCCGGCATCATCGACATGCCGCAGCGGCCGGCGCGGACCGCAGGTTGAGAAAAGTTTCGCAATCATGTTGTATCCCGGTTGACCGGGACATATCTGGAAGACAGTAAATGACCGCGGTTGATATGGAGCGCCGAAGGGCGCCCGGCCGAGCCGCGGATTTTTCTTCCCGCATCCGGCCCACGGGCAGAGGAGACTATGACGACATGATAGACCGGATCACCGCTTTGATTCAGGCAGGCTTCAGCGCCATCGGCAGGGCCGCCGGTCTTCTCGTCGCATGGCTTTTGTGGCCCTTCATGGCCGCGCATGGCTGGTACAGCCGCCGCAACTGGCTCATCAAGGGCCCGATCGCTCTGATCGTCATCCTGCTGGCCGGTTTCTACGGATATTTCGTCTGGCAAACCCAGGTCTGGACGAATTTCGATCCGGATTATATTTCCCGCTACAAACTGGCCGAACGCACCGTGCCACCCGGACAGGAATTGCCGACCGCAACCCCTGCTGCCGCCGCCGGCGCAACCGGCGTTGCGGCAAACACCTCAGCACCCGTGTGCCAGCGCTCGGCCATCGTGGATGCGGCCGCCGATCTTACCGACTTCAACGTCAACCAGAACGCATGGATTTCCTCCATGCTGCTCTATCGCCTCGGCCTCTTCGGCATGGAGTGGGACAGCACGCCGTTTCTCGATAACAAGGCGTCATTCCAGCGTGGCGTAAACCAGGCCGTTCGCCGTACCTCGGTGGAGCTGGTGGATACGCTCGGCCGCGTGCGCGGCACCTCCGGCATCAACAACAATCTCCAGGAAGCGCGCGGGAACATGCAGTTCAGCGAATATTCCTGGTATTTCGGCCTTGATCCCTTCGGTCCGAAGACACCGACCCCCAGCTATTACCGCGCCGCCATCCGCAGCTTCCAGGCCTTCAACGGCGAACTCACCGCCTGCAAGGCCGTCTTCGATACCCGCGCCGACAACCTGATCCAGTTCATCGACCGTATTTCCGGCGATATCGGCTCCACGTCTGCAATTCTGCGCGAACGCTCGGAAAACTATAATGGCGGCTGGTTCGACACCCGCGCCGATGACCGTTTCTGGTTCGCCTATGGCCAGCTTTATGGTTATTACGGCGTGCTTTCCGCCGCCGGAGCCGACTTCGCGCAGGTCATCCGCGAGCGCAACCTGACCAATCTCTGGAACGACACGCTGTTGCAGACCCGTGCGGCATTGCGCATCCAGCCGGCCATCATTTCCAACGGCGAGGAAAGCGGCTGGATCATGCCTTCGCACCTTGCCACCATGGGATTTTACGTTCTGCGGGTTCGCTCGAACCTCGTCGAGCTTCGCTCGGTTCTCGACCGGTGATAGGAAAGCCGGCCCCGCGCGGCCGGCTTACTCTATCAGCCGCAGTCGTATGGTCTTGGCCACCAGCTGCGTGCGGTTGACACAATCGAGCTTGCGCATGGCATTGTTCATGTAGGTATTGACGGTGTGCTCCGAGATGGAGAGAAGCTCGGCAATCTCCACCGAGGTCTTCCCCTGCGCCGTCCAGCGCACCACATCGAGTTCCCGTTTCGTCAAGGGCGACGGCCCTTTCGAACCGAGGCGGCAGAGGCGGTCATAGGCTTCCAGCGCATGCACCGCGATCATGCAAAGTTCATTCAGCGATGCCTGCGGCAGGGTATCGCGGTCGCCCGCGAAATTCATCAGATGCCGGTTTCCGGACATGCCGTTCACCGGCACCATGAGGCCAGAGGTGATGCCCATGCTGCCCACCGAGTCTACCGCATCCACCAGCGACCCGCAGGCGATATCCGGGTCATCCAGCGACCAATATTGCGGCATCATCGATGAGGCGCCACGCTTTATGACGGGACAGTCCCCGAGCGCCCCATCCTTGGTCATCGCATTCACGACCCAGACCGGCAGGCTGCTTTCAACAACCACGGGCAAAGCATAGGCGTTCGGTCCGCCTGGTAACCTCAAGAGGGTCACATGGGCATAACCAAACGCATGCATCACCTCCTGCAGCGCCTCCAGCCATTGCGATTTGTCGGCGGCGGCCGACAGATCCCGGCACAGTCTGGCTTGGCGCTCCGTCTTTACCATTCACGCACCGCCGCCATGCCGGGCTGGCCGGAGCGAAGAACACCTGAGCGGGTCAAACGGGGGGCGACCTTCATAACGAGCGGACCAACTGGCCTAAAGCACCGGCTTTTCGGATTTGTCCTTCGGCTTGGCCATCAGTTTTTCCAGAAAACCGAGCATGACCGCCGAGACGACAAAAGCCAGATGGATGATGGTGAACCACATCAGCTTGCTGTCCGAATATTGATTGGCGTTGAGGAAGATTTGCAGCAGGTGGATAGACGAGATCGCCACGATCGACGACGCGACCTTGATCTTCAGGCTGCCGGCATCGAGCTTGCCCAGGAACGAAACCTCGGCATCCGCCTCATCGAAGCGGCTGACGAAATTCTCGTAGCCGGAGATCATCACCATGACGATCAGGCTGGCCACCAGCGCCGCATCGATCAGACCGAGCATGGCAAGGATCATGTCGGCTTCATCGTAGATGAAAACATTCTTCGCAACTTTGAGGAATTTTAGCGCGAAGGAGAAGGCATAAACCGCCAATGCCGCGACGAGCCCGAGATAAAAGACGACGAGGAGCCAGCGGCTGGAGAGAATGATCCGCTCGACGAGCAGTTCAAGAGACTTCATTTCCGTATCCGATTAAATGATCTGTTTTGCATGGGGCATGTTTTTCTTTCGCCATGTAAACTGGCCGCGAATATCCTAGCAAGCGCCAATGTCGGGACTTTGACCACACTGCGGCGTTTTAAGCCCCGATCCGCCATTTTGGCCACGGCCTGACAAACGTAGTATTTTTGCAACATACCCTTATACACTAAAACATGATGCAAAAAGTCATATATAATATGTTGACAGTTATCGTCATGTTTTTTAGTCCTCGCGTATCGGCTCGCCCGTAACACATCAGAACATGTCCAGCCGCGCTTGAGCGCGGCGCGTTTTTGCGCGCCGTGGCTTCCTTGCGCGCATATCCGGGGGTATTTAATGTCCATCTCACGCACGCAATCCGCGCTGCTTCTGTGCACCGCCATGTCTCTTCTGCCCCTGACCGGCCATGCGCAGGCGCAGGATGCCGCTTCGCAGGAAAACGGCACGACCGCGCTCGAAAAAATCGTGGTGAAAGGCAAGCGCGTCAAAAACGCCAATGCCGCCGCCGACACGCCGCTGGCAAGCCAGACGACCGCGGAAGATATACGCAAAAAGGAAATCAATAACGCCCGCGATCTGGGCAACACCACCGAGCCCGGTGTCGATTTCATCGAAGCCAAGCCCGGCAAGCCGGGCGGTCTGTTCATTCGCGGTCTGGGCGGCGCGCGCGTCACGACGCTGATCGATAATATCCCCGTTCCTTTCTTCGAGAATTATGCGCGTAGCACGGTAGCTACGACCGGCATGAGCGACGCCAATAACAGCTATGACTTTTCCTCTCTGTCGACTGTCGATGTCGTGCGTGGCGCAGATTCCAGCCGGATCGGACCCGGAGCGCTAGGCGGCGCCTTGGTACTGCGCACGCTGGAGCCGGAAGACCTCATCGAAGAGGGCCGTGATTGGGGTGGCGTTGCAAAGACGACATATGACAGCGAAGACAGAAGTTTCGGCGGGTCTCTGGCTGTCGCCAAGAAAATCGAAAATACGTCCGTTCTGTTTCAGGGCGGCTACAAAAAAGGCCATGAGCGCGACAGTCAGGGAACTGCGGATATTCTCGGCATCAATCGCACGGAATCAAACCCCAGCGATTACGACCAGTACAATCTTTTGTTCAAGGTCCGCCACGATCTGGAAGGTGGCCATCGCATCGGCCTGACTGCCGAACGGTTCAATCTTGATAGCACCACCGATCTGAAAACCGTTCAGGGCCTCATCCCGAACCCGCCCGCACCTGCCTCGAACTTCACACCCGGCAATTACTGGGGCTACGACGATACGCGGCGTGAACGTATATCTCTCGACTACAGCTATGAATCTCCTTCCACGGATGGGCTGATCGATTCCGCAAATCTCGCCCTGTATTGGCAAAGATTGCAAAAGGACGCAGGTTCCTACGGAACGCGCGGCATACCGCCGGCCGCCCTGTCGGCATATTCCCGTGACAATGAGGTAGAAGAAAGCTCTTTCGGCATTGTCGGCGACATGCTTTCAGAATTCAGCGCGGGCGATTTGAACCACGCGATCCGCTTTGGCGGATATTTCCAGTACTCTGAAACGCAGCAGTTCCTTCGCGTCGTACCCGCCACCACGGTCGTATCGCAATCGGATATGCCGGATGTCGATGCCAAGCGCCTGGGTCTTTACCTCGACGATCGCATTGCCTTTGCCGATAGCGGCTTTGCTTTGACACCCGGCGTCCGGCTCGACTGGTACGACTACACCCCGAAGAATTCCGACGCCTTCAGAAACAATACCGGTTTCTCGGTCTTCGGCTTGCCGGACGGACAGGACGGCATACGCTTGTCGCCAAAGCTTCTGGCGACCTATCAGCTTACCCCGGAAGTCGAGCTCTTCGGGCAATGGTCCATGGCGTTCCGCCCACCGACGGTCAACGAACTCTATATAGATTTTCGCAATGGCAGCAGCTACGCGAATATCGGCAACCCCAACCTGAAGCCAGAAACGGCGCAGGGCTTTGAAATCGGCGCGAATTATACGAGCAACGATCTGAACGGGAAGCTCTCGCTATTCCATAATCGCTACTCCAATTTCATCGATGTTTTCCGGACGACCGGCAACATCGCCGCCGGGGAGCCGGCCATGTTGTTCACCTGGCGCAACCGCGACAAGGTCGAAATCTCAGGTGTTGAAGTCAGCGCACGCAAGGACTTCGCAAACGGGATATTCCTGCATGGTTCTCTTGCTTATGCTTATGGCAAGGATTCTGACACCGGTGAATTCATCCGCACGGTTGCGCCGCTGAAATCGGTCCTCGGCGTTGGCTACGAACAGGAGCAATGGGGCCTGGATTTCTCCACCATTCTTTCTTCAGGCATGCGCAAAGACGGCACGGCGACGACGATTACCGGCACATCCTACGAGACCTTCGATGCGCCCGGTTACGGCATCTTCAACCTTACCGGCTGGTGGGAGCCGGAACAGACAAAGGGTCTGCGCATTCAAGCGGGTATCTACAACATCTTCGATAAAACCTACTGGAATGCAGTCGGCGTGCGCGATGTCAGCACAAGCAGCACATCGACCACAAACCAGCCCGTCGCCTTCTATTCCGAACCGGGTCGTACCTTCAAAATCTCCCTGACCCAGAAATTCTAAAACGGGACGGGATCATCATCTCCAGTCGGGGCGGCCTTCGGGTCGCCCCTTTTTGTCAGCGGCAATAGAGATAGCCACCTTTCCGTTCCAGCACGTCGAGATGCAGGTGATCCTGATGGGTGGCGTCGCTGCCGGGCGAGAGAACCGTGCGGAAGAACAGACAGGCGGCGGCGGTGATGGTGCGCTGGAAGGCGCCTTCCCGCGTCCCGTCCTCACCGCGCGGCTTCATCACCAGCGGCTCGCCCTTGTCGAAGGAGATTGTGGAAATATCGACGGCATTGCCCTTGGCATGTTCGGAAATCTTGCCGTTCTCCGCGCTGTTGCGGTTGCGGCAGATATAGGTCGAGGCATTGGCGATGGCCGTCACCTTTTTCTCCGGCATGGCAAGCGCCGCCGCTGGCAGCATCATATCCTTGGTCCAGCGGGAAAGGGCAAGCGCAGTTTCACAGCGCATGGTGCCTGATGGTTCGAGCTTGATGCCGGGCAGAACCACGGAAAGCTCGATGGGCGCTTCAATACCACAGCCCTGCTCCTCATCGCGAACGGGTTCAAGCTCCCTAAACTCCGCGCCGATCTCCTTCAATGCGCCAAGGCAGGCCTGAAGTGCTGCCGGGTCTTCCGGCTTTACCGGCTCTCGTGGCGTCTCGGGTTTTGCCGCCTCGTCAGCCGGTTTCTGCCGTTCCCCGCCGTCCTTGCCCTCACCTTCCTTTTTAGGATCATCAGAACCTTTATCGGCGGGTGGCTTTTCAGTATCCGGTTTCTGCTCTTCCGGCGTCTCTGGTTTCGGGGCTGGTTTCGGCGCTTCCGCCGGACTTTGCAGCTTTTCCTCCCCTGGCTTTTCCGAAGGGGTGGAGGATTGCCCCTCACCCGGCTTGGGTTGTGGCACCGGCACCTGCGCCGGGGGTTCGGAAGCGGAAATCAATGCGAGGCTGGCTACCAGAAGACACAGGCGATGAAGCATTTTACGGGGCACTCCTGACCGTTTCGGCAGAAGTGCAACGCGGCGGCGGCGGGTAAGGTTCATTCCGCTTCTAAATCCCCTTGCCAAGGCGGATCGTGCACGCTAACAATTTTCCTATGAATATCGTGTCTAAGAACATTGCTAACTGGTGGTGGAGCAGCTTTTTGCGGCCTTGACCAGTCATGTCTTCAGACAAAGTCCAAGCCGCCCGAATTTTCAGGCGGCTTTTTTGTTATTATGCCGCCTGTCATCGGGCCTGAACAACAGGAAGTACGAAAGAAATGGTAACGATCATTCAGGATGACGGAGCGGAAACCTACGAGACGAAAGGCGGCATCAAGGTCAGCCGAAAGCGTCGGCCCGCCGATTACGCCAGCGCCATCGATAATTACATCGAAAAGCTCGATTCCCATCGCGGCGCGGTTTTTTCGTCCAACTATGAATATCCGGGCCGTTACACCCGCTGGGATACGGCCATCGTCGATCCGCCGCTCGGCATTTCCTGTTTTGGCCGCAAGATGTGGATCGAAGCCTATAATGGCCGTGGCGAAGTGCTGCTCGATTTCATCACCGAAAAGCTGAAGGCGACGCCTGATCTCACCCTCGGCGCCTCCTCGACCCGCCGCCTTGATCTTACCGTCAACGAACCGGACCGCGTCTTCACCGAAGAAGAACGCTCGAAAATCCCGACGGTCTTCACCGCTCTCAGAGCCATCGTCGATCTCTTTTATTCGAGCGCGGATTCGGCCATCGGCCTGTTCGGCGCCTTCGGTTACGATCTCGCTTTCCAGTTCGACGCCATCAAGCTCTCGCTTGCGCGCCCGGAAGACCAGCGCGACATGGTGCTGTTCCTGCCCGATGAAATCCTCGTCGTGGACCACTATTCCGCCAAGGCCTGGATCGACCGTTACGACTTCGAAAAGGGTAGCGTGACGACGGACGGAAAGACCTCGGACACCACGCCCGAACCGTTCCAGACCACCGATACGATCCCGCCCAAGGGCGACCACCGCCCCGGCGAATATTCCGAACTTGTCGTGAAGGCCAAGGAAAGCTTCCGCCGCGGCGACCTGTTCGAAGTCGTTCCCGGCCAGAAATTCATGGAACGCTGCGAAAGCAATCCCTCGGCAATTTCACGCCGCCTGAAGGCGATCAACCCGTCGCCCTATTCCTTCTTCATCAATCTCGGCCATCAGGAATATCTGGTCGGCGCCTCGCCGGAAATGTTCGTGCGCGTCTCCGGCCGCCGCATCGAGACCTGCCCGATCTCAGGCACCATCAAGCGCGGTGACGATCCGATTGCCGACAGCGAGCAGATCCTGAAACTGCTCAATTCGAAAAAGGACGAATCCGAACTCACCATGTGTTCGGATGTGGACCGCAACGACAAGAGCCGCGTCTGCGAACCCGGCTCCGTGAAGGTCATTGGCCGCCGCCAGATCGAGATGTATTCGCGCCTCATCCACACGGTCGATCACATTGAGGGTCGCCTGCGCGACGACATGGATGCCTTTGACGGTTTCCTCAGCCACGCGTGGGCCGTCACCGTCACCGGCGCGCCGAAGCTGTGGGCCATGCGTTTCATCGAAGGCCATGAAAAGAGCCCGCGCGCCTGGTATGGCGGCGCGATCGGCATGGTCGGCTTTAATGGCGACATGAATACCGGCCTGACGCTGCGCACCATCCGCATCAAGGACGGCATCGCCGAAGTGCGCGCCGGCGCGACCCTGCTCAACGATTCCAATCCGCAGGAAGAAGAAGCAGAAACCGAACTGAAGGCTTCCGCCATGATCGCTGCCATTCGTGATGCCAAGGGCACCAACACCGCCGCCACCAAGCGCGATGCCGCCAAGGTGGGCACCGGCGTGAAAATCCTGCTCGTCGATCACGAGGACAGCTTCGTGCACACGCTGGCGAATTATTTTCGCCAGACGGGCGCCACGGTCTCGACCGTCAGAACGCCTGTCGCGGCAGAGGTGTTTGATCGCTTCCAGCCGGACCTCGTCGTGCTTTCTCCCGGTCCGGGCAACCCGACCGATTTTGATTGCAAGGCGACGATCAAGGCTGCCCGCGCCCGCGATCTGCCGATCTTCGGTGTCTGCCTTGGCCTTCAGGCACTGGCGGAAGCCTATGGTGGCGAGCTGCGCCAGCTTGCGGTGCCGATGCACGGCAAGCCTTCGCGCATCCGCGTGCTGGAACCCGGCCTCGTCTTCTCCGGTCTCGGCAAGGAAGTGACAGTCGGTCGCTACCACTCGATCTTCGCCGATCCCACCACCCTGCCGCGTGATTTTATCATCACCGCGGAAAGCGAGGATGGCACGATCATGGGTATCGAACACGCCAAGGAGCCGGTGGCCGCCGTTCAGTTTCACCCGGAATCGATCATGACGCTTGGCCAGGATGCCGGCATGCGGATGATCGAGAATGTCGTGGTGCATCTGACCCGCAAGGCGAAGACGAAAGCCGCGTGATGGCGCTCGACGACACCGTCTGCATCGAGCCTATCCGGGCGGAGCACGTTGAAAGCTTTCACCGTGCACTCGATACGGTGTCGCGTGAGCGGAAATATCTGAGCTTTCTGGAGGCGCCGCCGCTCGAAGCGGTGCGCGCCTTCGTTCTCGACATGATCGAAAACGACCATCCGCAATTTGTCGCGATTGCGGATGGCGAAGTGATCGGCTGGTGCGATATTCGCCGCGGGAGCAGAGCAACCCGCACCCATTGCGGCACGCTCGGCATGGGCCTCCTGCCGGCCTATCGCGACAAAGGACTGGGCGGACGGCTGATGTGGCGGACGCTCGATGCTGCCCGCGAATTCGGGCTGCATCGTATTGAACTGAGCGTACATGCCGACAACACCAGAGCCATTGCGCTTTATGAAAAGATCGGCTTCGTGCATGAGGGGCGGGCCCGCGATGCCGTTTCGATCGACGGGCGCTATATCGACAGCCTGAACATGGCGATCATCTTTAGCGACTAAACCCTTGGCAGCGAAGCCGAGATGCACAGCGCAAATTTCTTCAGAAGCTGCATGTCGAAATGACCACCCCGCCGCAGCATCCAGGTCAGCGCATCATTCGCCGTCCATGGCTTCTTATAGGGCCTGACCGAGGTGACGGCATCATAGACATCGCAGATTGCCGCAATACGCGCGTAGAGGCTGATCTGGTCGCCCGCACGACCGGTGGGATAACCGCCGCCATCCATCCGCTCATGATGATTGAAGCAGACATCGAGCACCATGTCAGGCATCTCCCCGTCACGCGACAGAATATCCCGGCCGACTGCGGGGTGACGATTGATGACCTCCCGCTCTTCAGCCGAAAGCCCCTCTGTCTTGTTCAGAATGGATGAGGGTATTTCCACTTTGCCAATATCGTGGAGCAATCCGCTGACGCCGAGCAAATTCACCGTTTCCTTGTTCAGCCCGAGATAATTGCCGAAGAGGATCATCAGGCCGCTGACGGAGACCGAATGCACGAAGGTCGTCTCATCCTTCGACTTCAGGCGGGTGACGCCGATAAAGACGGCCGGGTTGGCCTGAATGGCGTCGGAAATCTTTCCCCCCGCCGCCGTCATTCCCTCGAAGGAAACGCAACCGCCGCCTTCGGCAACTGAAAATGTCTCGGCGATCGCATCCGCGGCCGAACGCACCGCCTGCGTGACGGCTGTTACCATCAATGGGGACGAATCCGTCTGCAACACGCCGGCACTCCCCGAGTGTTGGCTGGCGCTGACATCGCTGCCCTTGGCGGTATTGATGACGATACTCTCGGCCCCGCTTTTTTTCAGCTGCTGCACAACCTCCTCGCGCTGCAAAAGAAAACGGTATTTCTGTGTAATCTTATGGTTCGAAAACGTCCCCTCGACCGCTTCGATAAACATGCCCACAGCCAATTGCTGGGTTGAAATTCGTTTCAACATCAGACTCTTTTATTTTCCTTCCCGGGAATGTTACGGTCGAACCGAAATTCGTAAGAACCCGGCCAGACCGCCCTCCCTCGAAGCATAAAGCTTTCGCCCTCCCGGCGTTGCTCCATGATGCGACACTATAAATAAGATAACACGAATATGAAAATTTTTTACTATCGCTATATTTAAAAACCACAAAAACACGAAGGAAGAGGCGGAAAACAGCCTCAGAATGTAAATGAAAGAAAATATCGCATGCAAACAATACCAGGAGTCGAACAAAAGCCCATGAGTTCCCAGTTAGAATCACGCATCGATCAGGGTACTGGCCGGGAACCGGCAGATCTGGTTCTCAAGGGAGGGCGTTTTTTCGACCTTGTCACCGGAGAACTTGTCGCCTCGGACATTGCTATTTGCGGAGATACTGTCGTTGGCACATGTGGAGACTATAAAGGTCTTCGCGAAATAGACATTTCCGGAAAAATCGTCGTTCCGGGTTTCATCGATACGCACCTCCATATCGAATCCTCGCTCGTCACGCCGCATGAATTCGACCGCTGCGTTCTGCCCTATGGCGTCACCACCGCCATCTGTGATCCGCATGAGATTGCCAATGTGCTGGGCACGGAAGGGCTTCAGTTCTTCCTCGACAGCGCCATGGAAACCATCATGGACATCCGCGTGCAGCTGTCCTCCTGCGTGCCCGCCACCCATCTGGAAACGTCGGGCGCCGATCTGCCGATCGAAAAGCTGCTGCCATTCCGAAATCACCCGAAGGTCATCGGGCTTGCCGAATTCATGAATTTCCCCGGTGTCATCCACAAGGACCCGGTGTGCATGGCCAAGCTTGAGGCGTTTCAGGGCCAGCATATCGATGGCCACGCACCGCTTTTGTCGGGAACGGCGCTGAACGGTTATCTCGCCGCCGGCATCCGCACGGAGCACGAATGCACAAGCGCCCCGGAGGCGCTGGAGAAAATCCGCAAGGGCATGCATATTCTGGTGCGCGAAGGCTCTGTCTCGAAGGACCTGCACGCCCTGATGCCTATCATCACCGAGCGCCTTTCGCCCTATCTGGCGCTCTGCACGGATGATCGCAACCCGCTCGATATCGCCGAACAGGGCCATCTCGACTATATGATCCGCACCGCGATCGCCAGCGGCGTGGAACCGCTTGCCATCTATCGCGCCGCCTCGATTTCCGCTGCGAAAGCCTTTGGCCTGCGTGATCGCGGTCTTGTCGCACCCGGCTGGCGCGCCGATCTCGTGGTCATCGACACCCTGCAAAACTGCAAGGCCAGCATGGTGTTTTCCGGCGGCCGCATCGTCGATGACGCGCTGTTTGCCACCCGCAAGCCGGTCGCGCCCGTCGGCCTAGACAGCGTCAAGGCAAGGCCGGTGCTCGCCTCCCATTTCGGCGTGCCGGTCACGGAAGGCGAAAGCCCTGTCATGGGCGTGCTTCCCGGCAAGATCATCACCGAACATCGCCGTTACAAGCTGCCGACGGACGGCAATCAGACGACCGTCGATCTCGGAAACGACATCATCAAGGTTGCCGTCATCGAACGCCATGGCAAGAACGGCAATCATGCCAACGGCTTCGTGCAGGGCTTCGGGCTGAAGAAGGGCGCCATCGCCTCCACCGTGGGCCATGACAGCCACAATATCTGCGTCGTCGGCGTCAACGAAGACGACATGGCGCTCGCCGCCAACCGGCTGGGTGACATCAAGGGCGGTTTCGTGGTGGTTGAAGACGGCAAGGTGACGGGCGAAATCGCGCTCCCCGTCGCCGGACTGATGAGCCTCGA from Agrobacterium tumefaciens includes these protein-coding regions:
- a CDS encoding DUF2333 family protein encodes the protein MIDRITALIQAGFSAIGRAAGLLVAWLLWPFMAAHGWYSRRNWLIKGPIALIVILLAGFYGYFVWQTQVWTNFDPDYISRYKLAERTVPPGQELPTATPAAAAGATGVAANTSAPVCQRSAIVDAAADLTDFNVNQNAWISSMLLYRLGLFGMEWDSTPFLDNKASFQRGVNQAVRRTSVELVDTLGRVRGTSGINNNLQEARGNMQFSEYSWYFGLDPFGPKTPTPSYYRAAIRSFQAFNGELTACKAVFDTRADNLIQFIDRISGDIGSTSAILRERSENYNGGWFDTRADDRFWFAYGQLYGYYGVLSAAGADFAQVIRERNLTNLWNDTLLQTRAALRIQPAIISNGEESGWIMPSHLATMGFYVLRVRSNLVELRSVLDR
- a CDS encoding TIGR00645 family protein, which gives rise to MKSLELLVERIILSSRWLLVVFYLGLVAALAVYAFSFALKFLKVAKNVFIYDEADMILAMLGLIDAALVASLIVMVMISGYENFVSRFDEADAEVSFLGKLDAGSLKIKVASSIVAISSIHLLQIFLNANQYSDSKLMWFTIIHLAFVVSAVMLGFLEKLMAKPKDKSEKPVL
- a CDS encoding extensin family protein; this encodes MLHRLCLLVASLALISASEPPAQVPVPQPKPGEGQSSTPSEKPGEEKLQSPAEAPKPAPKPETPEEQKPDTEKPPADKGSDDPKKEGEGKDGGERQKPADEAAKPETPREPVKPEDPAALQACLGALKEIGAEFRELEPVRDEEQGCGIEAPIELSVVLPGIKLEPSGTMRCETALALSRWTKDMMLPAAALAMPEKKVTAIANASTYICRNRNSAENGKISEHAKGNAVDISTISFDKGEPLVMKPRGEDGTREGAFQRTITAAACLFFRTVLSPGSDATHQDHLHLDVLERKGGYLYCR
- a CDS encoding TonB-dependent hemoglobin/transferrin/lactoferrin family receptor, encoding MSISRTQSALLLCTAMSLLPLTGHAQAQDAASQENGTTALEKIVVKGKRVKNANAAADTPLASQTTAEDIRKKEINNARDLGNTTEPGVDFIEAKPGKPGGLFIRGLGGARVTTLIDNIPVPFFENYARSTVATTGMSDANNSYDFSSLSTVDVVRGADSSRIGPGALGGALVLRTLEPEDLIEEGRDWGGVAKTTYDSEDRSFGGSLAVAKKIENTSVLFQGGYKKGHERDSQGTADILGINRTESNPSDYDQYNLLFKVRHDLEGGHRIGLTAERFNLDSTTDLKTVQGLIPNPPAPASNFTPGNYWGYDDTRRERISLDYSYESPSTDGLIDSANLALYWQRLQKDAGSYGTRGIPPAALSAYSRDNEVEESSFGIVGDMLSEFSAGDLNHAIRFGGYFQYSETQQFLRVVPATTVVSQSDMPDVDAKRLGLYLDDRIAFADSGFALTPGVRLDWYDYTPKNSDAFRNNTGFSVFGLPDGQDGIRLSPKLLATYQLTPEVELFGQWSMAFRPPTVNELYIDFRNGSSYANIGNPNLKPETAQGFEIGANYTSNDLNGKLSLFHNRYSNFIDVFRTTGNIAAGEPAMLFTWRNRDKVEISGVEVSARKDFANGIFLHGSLAYAYGKDSDTGEFIRTVAPLKSVLGVGYEQEQWGLDFSTILSSGMRKDGTATTITGTSYETFDAPGYGIFNLTGWWEPEQTKGLRIQAGIYNIFDKTYWNAVGVRDVSTSSTSTTNQPVAFYSEPGRTFKISLTQKF
- a CDS encoding thymidine kinase; this encodes MAKLYFNYSTMNAGKSTMLLQASYNYQERGMRTLIFTAAFDDRAGVGRVASRIGLSSEARTFDENTDLFAEVSALHAEAPVACVFIDEANFLSEHHVWQLANIADRLNIPVMTYGLRTDFQGKLFPASKELLAIADELREIRTICHCGRKATMVARFDSEGRVVTEGAQIEVGGNGKYVSFCRRHWVETFNGG
- a CDS encoding pseudoazurin → MQNRTAKFAGLVIVAALCAFPAFSAEIEVKMLNKGSDGQAMVFEPATVKAAIGDVITFVPVDKGHDAAAVKDMIPEGVAEFKGKMNEAVKVTVEKEGAYVVKCTPHLGMGMVALVVVGDATPANLDAVKNGKLPKKARDRLNEEIAKLGL
- a CDS encoding helix-turn-helix transcriptional regulator — encoded protein: MVKTERQARLCRDLSAAADKSQWLEALQEVMHAFGYAHVTLLRLPGGPNAYALPVVVESSLPVWVVNAMTKDGALGDCPVIKRGASSMMPQYWSLDDPDIACGSLVDAVDSVGSMGITSGLMVPVNGMSGNRHLMNFAGDRDTLPQASLNELCMIAVHALEAYDRLCRLGSKGPSPLTKRELDVVRWTAQGKTSVEIAELLSISEHTVNTYMNNAMRKLDCVNRTQLVAKTIRLRLIE